Proteins encoded together in one Heliomicrobium gestii window:
- a CDS encoding phosphopentomutase — protein sequence MKKRVILIVLDSVGIGELPDADRYGDRGSHTLANIARAVGGLRLPNLAKLGLGNIDVIAGVSPAERPDGLFGKMAERAPGKDTTTGHWELAGVILDKPFPVYPDGFPPEVMETFEKAIGRSTLGNVAASGTEIIERLGEEHMATGAPIVYTSADSVFQIAAHEEVIPLEELYRYCQIARDILRGDHAVGRVIARPFVGVPTAFRRTTNRHDYSLKPPGRLVFDVIAEAGREVAAVGKIYDIYAGQAISRHVSTRSNMEGVDRTLDYMREVAQGLIMTNLVDFDMLYGHRNDPEGYARALEEFDGRLPEILAALQPEDLLLVTADHGCDPTTPSTDHSREYVPVLVTGQQIPSGIPLGIRSTFADLGETVLDWLELPTLGVGQAIAEVRHAGL from the coding sequence ATGAAAAAGCGCGTCATTCTCATCGTGCTGGACAGTGTGGGCATCGGGGAACTGCCGGACGCCGATCGCTACGGTGACCGGGGGAGCCACACCTTGGCCAATATCGCCCGGGCTGTCGGCGGCTTGCGGTTGCCCAACCTGGCCAAACTCGGACTGGGGAATATCGACGTCATCGCCGGCGTGTCGCCGGCGGAACGGCCGGACGGGCTCTTTGGCAAGATGGCCGAACGGGCGCCAGGCAAGGATACGACGACAGGCCACTGGGAACTGGCCGGTGTCATCCTGGACAAGCCCTTTCCCGTCTACCCCGACGGTTTTCCGCCGGAGGTGATGGAGACCTTTGAGAAGGCCATCGGCCGCAGCACCCTCGGCAATGTAGCCGCCTCGGGGACAGAGATCATCGAGCGCCTTGGCGAGGAGCACATGGCGACGGGCGCGCCCATCGTCTACACGTCAGCCGACTCGGTCTTTCAGATCGCCGCCCACGAAGAGGTCATCCCATTGGAGGAACTATACCGCTACTGCCAGATCGCCCGCGACATCCTGCGAGGCGACCATGCCGTCGGCCGTGTCATCGCCCGTCCCTTTGTTGGCGTGCCCACGGCCTTCCGGCGGACGACGAACCGCCATGACTATTCGCTGAAACCGCCGGGCCGGTTGGTCTTTGACGTCATTGCCGAGGCTGGCCGGGAGGTGGCCGCCGTCGGCAAGATCTACGACATCTACGCCGGACAGGCCATCTCCCGCCATGTGTCGACCCGTTCGAACATGGAGGGGGTCGACCGCACCCTGGACTATATGCGAGAAGTGGCGCAGGGGCTGATCATGACCAATCTGGTCGACTTTGACATGCTCTATGGCCACCGCAACGACCCGGAAGGCTATGCCCGGGCATTAGAGGAGTTTGACGGCCGTCTGCCGGAGATCCTGGCGGCGCTGCAGCCGGAAGACCTATTGCTGGTAACGGCGGATCATGGCTGCGATCCGACGACCCCTTCGACGGATCACTCCCGTGAGTATGTGCCGGTGCTGGTGACGGGGCAGCAGATTCCTTCGGGCATCCCTCTGGGGATCCGGTCCACCTTTGCCGATCTGGGTGAAACGGTGCTTGATTGGCTTGAATTGCCGACCCTCGGCGTGGGGCAGGCGATCGCGGAGGTGCGCCATGCGGGCCTATGA
- a CDS encoding thymidine phosphorylase, translating into MRAYDIIAKKRDGGELTAEEIRFFIHSFAKGDAVTEDQAAAWAMAVFLQGMTAAETAALTEAMVTSGETIDLSPIPGVKVDKHSTGGVGDTTTLILAPLVAAMGIPMAKMSGRGLGHTGGTLDKLESIPGLSIDMSREDFLAQVRSIGVAVAGQTADLVPADKKLYALRDVTATVESIPLIASSVMSKKLAAGADAILLDVKVGCGAFMKNIDDARELARAMVAIGQRLGRRTAALLTAMEQPLGNAVGNALEVAEAAAILANRDDCGFGPLSTDLREVTVELAARLAWMAGKADTVEAGLDLAEQTLLSGAALDRFRRFVEAQGGDSRVVDEPERLLPQAAIRRPLFAAQAGIVTALDAMAVGRAAALLGAGRTRKADPVDPAVGVVLHRRIGDAVEAGDKLAEIFANDDRWQGAAQALGDAYTIGRGDRHEREGWAKPPLILGEVYPDGEWPVQK; encoded by the coding sequence ATGCGGGCCTATGACATCATCGCCAAAAAGCGTGACGGCGGGGAATTGACGGCCGAAGAGATCCGATTTTTCATCCACAGCTTTGCCAAGGGCGATGCTGTGACAGAGGACCAGGCGGCGGCCTGGGCGATGGCTGTCTTTCTTCAAGGGATGACGGCGGCGGAAACGGCGGCCTTGACAGAGGCCATGGTCACATCGGGCGAGACGATCGATCTGTCGCCCATCCCCGGCGTCAAGGTGGACAAGCACAGCACCGGCGGCGTCGGCGATACGACGACGCTGATCCTGGCGCCGCTCGTGGCCGCCATGGGAATTCCCATGGCGAAGATGTCGGGGCGCGGGTTGGGGCATACGGGAGGAACCCTCGATAAGCTGGAGAGCATTCCCGGTCTTTCCATCGATATGAGCCGGGAGGATTTTCTGGCCCAGGTCAGGTCCATCGGTGTCGCCGTGGCCGGACAGACGGCCGATCTCGTGCCGGCCGACAAGAAACTTTACGCCCTCCGCGATGTGACGGCCACGGTCGAGTCGATCCCCCTGATCGCCTCCAGCGTGATGAGCAAAAAACTGGCCGCCGGCGCCGATGCCATCCTGCTCGATGTGAAGGTGGGCTGCGGCGCTTTCATGAAAAACATCGACGATGCGCGGGAATTGGCGCGGGCCATGGTCGCCATCGGTCAGCGGCTCGGGCGGCGGACGGCGGCGCTGCTCACGGCGATGGAACAGCCCCTCGGCAACGCCGTCGGCAATGCCCTCGAGGTGGCTGAAGCGGCGGCGATCCTCGCCAACCGCGACGACTGTGGTTTCGGTCCCCTGTCGACGGACCTGCGCGAGGTGACAGTGGAACTGGCGGCGCGGCTGGCCTGGATGGCCGGCAAGGCCGACACGGTCGAGGCCGGGCTGGATTTGGCCGAACAGACCCTCCTATCGGGCGCCGCCCTCGACCGGTTTCGCCGCTTCGTCGAGGCCCAGGGCGGCGACAGCCGGGTGGTCGATGAGCCGGAACGGCTGTTGCCGCAAGCGGCGATCCGGCGGCCCCTTTTCGCTGCCCAGGCGGGGATCGTCACCGCCCTTGACGCCATGGCTGTCGGGCGGGCGGCGGCGCTGCTCGGAGCGGGGCGAACCCGGAAGGCGGACCCCGTCGACCCGGCTGTCGGCGTCGTCCTTCACCGGCGCATCGGCGATGCCGTGGAAGCGGGCGACAAGCTGGCCGAGATTTTTGCCAACGACGACCGCTGGCAAGGGGCGGCGCAGGCCCTCGGCGACGCCTACACCATCGGACGTGGCGACCGACACGAGCGAGAAGGATGGGCAAAGCCGCCATTGATCCTGGGAGAGGTCTATCCCGACGGGGAGTGGCCCGTCCAAAAATGA
- a CDS encoding pyridoxamine 5'-phosphate oxidase family protein, protein MKPLEPAPAELRRLAESIAAEHRAMALAVVSEEPAPGPWLAPVYYIHRDFQFYFFSSPSSRHAAATAETPVAAAAAIYNEPDDYGAIRGLQMAGTLAVVTDWKERSWATAAFGARFSFFGRFLREPRLMLELRKNELYRFAAQEVYITDNRSGFGRRYRYIPADME, encoded by the coding sequence ATGAAACCACTGGAACCGGCTCCGGCGGAGTTGCGCCGGTTGGCCGAATCGATCGCCGCAGAACATCGGGCGATGGCGCTGGCGGTTGTGTCAGAGGAACCGGCGCCAGGTCCCTGGCTGGCGCCGGTTTACTACATCCACCGGGACTTTCAGTTTTATTTTTTCTCCAGCCCCTCGTCGCGCCATGCCGCCGCTACGGCGGAGACGCCGGTTGCGGCGGCGGCGGCCATTTACAATGAACCCGATGATTACGGCGCCATCCGGGGCCTGCAGATGGCGGGAACGCTGGCGGTGGTGACCGATTGGAAGGAGCGTTCCTGGGCGACAGCCGCCTTCGGGGCGCGCTTTTCCTTCTTCGGCCGTTTCCTGCGTGAGCCTCGGCTGATGTTGGAACTGCGGAAGAACGAATTGTACCGGTTTGCGGCCCAGGAGGTCTACATCACCGACAACCGCAGCGGTTTTGGCCGGCGCTACCGGTACATCCCTGCTGACATGGAATGA